DNA from Aliarcobacter butzleri:
ATTTATTTGAATAATTCCTATTTCTTGCTCTTTACTAAAAATCGTAACACTATTTATTATCTCTTTTGTTTGAGAGATTTTTGAAGCTAAATCTTCATAACCTTTTATCATATTATCTGCAATATTTTTACCTTCATTTGCCTCAAAATTTGCACTTTCAACTAGACTTTTTATTTTACTTGCAGCTTGCGCACTTCTATTTGCTAAATTCCTCACTTCTTGTGCAACAACAGCAAAACCTTTTCCAGCTTCTCCAGCAGTTGCTGCTTCAACAGCAGCATTAAGTGAAAGAATATTTGTTTGAAATGCTATTTGGTCTATTACAATTATTGCTTCATTTATAGCATTTACTTTTTTACTTATTTCATCCATTGATACAAAAGTTTGATTTGCAGATTTATTTCCTTCTATTGCAGAACTATTTAGTTCATCTGAGATTTTTAACATTTGTCCCATATTTTCATTGTTATTTTTTATATTTGCTGTGATTTGTTCAAGGGCAACAGAACTTTGTTTTAAAGAATTTGCTTGTTCTGAAGATAAAACAGCCAATTCATTTGAAGAGTTTGTCAGAATTTTTGTATTTTTTTCAAGTTCAACACCAGCATTTGTAATCATAGCAATAAGTTCTGAAGAAGATTGTCCTAAAAGAACAGTTGAATTACAAAGTATCCCAAAATCTCCATACATTCCTCTTGTATGTTGTTCATCTAATTTAAATTTGTAATCACCTTGAGTATAACTATTTAGAAGCATATTTAAACTATCAATTTTCAATCTTGTTCTATCAATCATTTTATTTATAATTTCAACTAAAGTTTGTAACTCTTTTGTTGAAGCTTTTGTTTTGATTGAATATTCAAAAAAGCCATTATTTACTTTTTCCATAATATCTGTTATTTCAAGAATAACTTTTTTATCATTTTCAATAATTTTTTCTATTTTTTCAACTTGAGTATTCATATTTTTTGTCATCAAAGCAAATTCATCTTTTCCTTCAAGTCTATCCAAATATATTTCATCTTTTTCTCTCATAGAATAAGAGAAGAATTGAGTTAAATTATTTTCAAACTTTTTAATAGATTTTGAAACTTTACTTGTCATTAATATAATTACAGCAAAAATTAAAATGATTAAAACAATTAAAAATAAAGAGAATAATACTATTTGATTATCTAAAGTTTTAACATTTGTATTTATATATAAAAGCATATCTTCAACCATTTTATCTTTTATATTTTCAAAAATTGTAATCTTAAGTGAAGATGCTTCTTCCCATTTTTTGCTATTTGCACCATAAATATTTTTAGACAAAGTATCTATTGCTTGTAAAGTTTTTGAATCAAGTTGTGCTTCATCTATACGTTCACTATTATATGCAGCTGCCATATATGTATCAATAGCAAATTGGATGTTATTTAGTAACTCCTCTTCTTCTTTTGAGAACTCTAATTTTTTATAATCTTTTATAGCTCTTAATATTTTTGTATGACTTTTTTGAATTTTATTTAATAAATTTTCATCTTTTGTTAAAACATAGTTTTTATATAAATGTATTAATCCACCATATCCAAAAGCCTCTTTTATTTGTGATAAAAGGTTTTCTTTTTCAATTTTAAGAAAAATTATACTTCTTAATTTTTCTATATCTTTAAAACTATTATCTTCTAACTGTTTTTTTAAATCTTCAAGTTGTTCATTTGATAAATTTTTTTTCAATACTTCTAAATATGAGTCTTGAAAAACTATTAGTGATATAAAATTGTTATAGTTACTATTTGACATAAAATTGTGTTCAAATATACTTTTTACTAAAATCTTTTCATTGTAAACTTTTTCTATTATATTTATTATTGAAATATAAATCAAAGAAGATTTTGATAACTCTTTACTATTTGAATATATTAATAAATCATCAAAAAATGATATAAGATTTAGATTTTTTTCATTATAAAAGTTCTCAATTTCTTTTATATCAACTCTTAAATCTATTGTATTTTTTCTTATTTCATCCAATCTATGAAAAGAGTTTTTTAAATTATTTATTTTTTCTAAAAGATTATTATCTTTTTTGATTAAATTGAAATTTTCTATAAAATCATTTAATTGTTTCCAATTTTCATTACTACTTTTTATTTGCTCTTCTAATTCATCTTTTTTTATTTTTCCATAACTATTTAAATATAAAATTGATAATTCTCTCTCTTTTTGAAAAGCCGTTAAAACTTTTGAGATTTTAACCGTAAAATCAATATAGCTTGAAGTTTTATTCATATTTGATTTTTTCTCAATTTTTTCAAAAATCAAAACAGATGAAAGCATAAAAATCGCTAAAATCGGTAATACCAATATAAGTAAGATTTTATTCCTAAGCTTCAAATTATTCATAATACTCTTCCTAAAATTATATTTTTAGCAATATATTCTTTATTATTTGAATAAAAGGTTATATAATTATTTTTTGTAATCAAACTGAAATCTAATGATTATTTTTTTGTTATTTTTTTAGTTAAATTTAGTAAAAAAACTCTTTATAAATCTAAAAAGTTTAGCAGTTTAAAAATTATTTTAAACTGCCAAAAGAACAAGTAGTAAAACAGGTGGTGTAATAATCAAACCAAATTTACTATATTCCCAAAAGCTTATTTTTATACCTTTTTTTGCTAAAACATGAAGCCAAAGAAGAGTTGCTAAACTTCCAAATGGTGTCATTTTTGGACCTAAATTACATCCAATAATATTTGCATAAGCTAAAGCCTCATTTGGTATATCTTTTAGTGCTATATCCATAATCATAATTGTTGGAAGATTATTCATAACTGCACTTAAAATTGCACTTATAAACCCTGTTGATATGATAGCTATTGTATCACCTTGCAAAACTAAATAATTTAATATCGTTGTTAAATATTCAGTTAATCCTGCATTTTTTAAACCATAAACAACAATATAAAGACCAATACTAAACCAAACGATTTGCCAAGGAGCTTCTTTTATAATATTTTTTGCATTTACACTTTTTGTTAAACTTGCAATTATTAAAAGAACTAATGCTCCACCTAATGCAAAAAAAGAGATAGGAAGTTTGTAAATATCTCCCAAAGCATAAGCACTCAACAAAAAAGCTAGAAAAAACCAAGAAAAATAAAATAGATTCATATTTTTTATAACACTTTTTGGTTCTTTTAAAAGTCTTACATCAACTTTTTTTGGAATATCTTTTCTCAAAATTAACCATAAAAAAACTATTGAAGCAATAACACTCACAATAAAAGGAATAATCA
Protein-coding regions in this window:
- a CDS encoding methyl-accepting chemotaxis protein, whose amino-acid sequence is MNNLKLRNKILLILVLPILAIFMLSSVLIFEKIEKKSNMNKTSSYIDFTVKISKVLTAFQKERELSILYLNSYGKIKKDELEEQIKSSNENWKQLNDFIENFNLIKKDNNLLEKINNLKNSFHRLDEIRKNTIDLRVDIKEIENFYNEKNLNLISFFDDLLIYSNSKELSKSSLIYISIINIIEKVYNEKILVKSIFEHNFMSNSNYNNFISLIVFQDSYLEVLKKNLSNEQLEDLKKQLEDNSFKDIEKLRSIIFLKIEKENLLSQIKEAFGYGGLIHLYKNYVLTKDENLLNKIQKSHTKILRAIKDYKKLEFSKEEEELLNNIQFAIDTYMAAAYNSERIDEAQLDSKTLQAIDTLSKNIYGANSKKWEEASSLKITIFENIKDKMVEDMLLYINTNVKTLDNQIVLFSLFLIVLIILIFAVIILMTSKVSKSIKKFENNLTQFFSYSMREKDEIYLDRLEGKDEFALMTKNMNTQVEKIEKIIENDKKVILEITDIMEKVNNGFFEYSIKTKASTKELQTLVEIINKMIDRTRLKIDSLNMLLNSYTQGDYKFKLDEQHTRGMYGDFGILCNSTVLLGQSSSELIAMITNAGVELEKNTKILTNSSNELAVLSSEQANSLKQSSVALEQITANIKNNNENMGQMLKISDELNSSAIEGNKSANQTFVSMDEISKKVNAINEAIIVIDQIAFQTNILSLNAAVEAATAGEAGKGFAVVAQEVRNLANRSAQAASKIKSLVESANFEANEGKNIADNMIKGYEDLASKISQTKEIINSVTIFSKEQEIGIIQINDTISKIDSATQKNAKTALNIDNLSNEVSKLSNKLLQITSQSKIDDKYYEMVENINLIKELSTYKNDHINFKKRYYKTLNNFTNIVIDNSESCNVGKWMISCENNNEIFVKNENWKVLKQTHKDVHQKMQEYITQNANKIENKILRQIASQIEDATMKFFDSLNNILYLESKNKK
- a CDS encoding arsenic transporter is translated as MLIPICIFLVTLFLIITQPKGLQIGTTAILGAIVALILGVVSINDVLDVTNIVWDATLAFIGIIILSLVLDEIGFFEWCALKMAKFSEGSGIKMFVYSILLGSFVSALFANDGAALILTPILLAKMRVLQLSTKTIIAFLLAGGFISDSASLPFVFSNLTNIVTANYFNIGFVDYFLNMIIPFIVSVIASIVFLWLILRKDIPKKVDVRLLKEPKSVIKNMNLFYFSWFFLAFLLSAYALGDIYKLPISFFALGGALVLLIIASLTKSVNAKNIIKEAPWQIVWFSIGLYIVVYGLKNAGLTEYLTTILNYLVLQGDTIAIISTGFISAILSAVMNNLPTIMIMDIALKDIPNEALAYANIIGCNLGPKMTPFGSLATLLWLHVLAKKGIKISFWEYSKFGLIITPPVLLLVLLAV